From Erwinia pyri, a single genomic window includes:
- the secF gene encoding protein translocase subunit SecF produces the protein MAQDYSVEQLNYGRKVHDFMRWDKLAFTISALLLIASFLVMGVKGFNWGLDFTGGTVIEITLEKPAELDTLRGALEKSGFVDPQVQNFGSSRDVLVRMSPNEGNAGQELGNKVVTIINQASQQNATVKRIEFVGPSVGSDLAQAGGMALLVALIAILIYVGFRFEWRLALGAVLALAHDVIITMGILSLFHIEIDLTIVASLMSVIGYSLNDSIVVSDRIRENFRKIRRGTPYDIVNVSLTQTLSRTIMTSATTLVVVLMLFIFGGALLEGFSLTMLIGVSIGTVSSIYVASALALKLGMKREHMIQQKVEKEGADQPSILP, from the coding sequence GTGGCACAGGACTATAGCGTTGAACAACTAAACTACGGGCGTAAAGTTCATGACTTTATGCGCTGGGACAAACTGGCCTTTACTATTTCTGCTCTGCTGCTGATCGCCTCGTTTCTGGTAATGGGCGTAAAAGGGTTTAACTGGGGTCTGGATTTCACCGGCGGTACCGTGATTGAAATCACCCTGGAGAAGCCAGCGGAACTGGACACCCTGCGCGGTGCGCTGGAGAAGTCCGGCTTTGTGGATCCTCAGGTACAGAACTTCGGCAGCAGCCGTGACGTGCTGGTACGTATGTCCCCTAACGAGGGCAATGCGGGCCAGGAGCTGGGCAACAAGGTGGTGACCATCATCAACCAGGCGAGCCAGCAGAACGCCACGGTCAAGCGTATTGAGTTTGTCGGCCCAAGCGTGGGGAGCGATCTGGCGCAGGCTGGCGGCATGGCGCTGCTGGTGGCGCTGATTGCGATCCTGATCTACGTCGGTTTCCGCTTTGAGTGGCGACTGGCGCTGGGGGCCGTACTGGCTCTGGCGCACGACGTGATCATCACCATGGGCATTCTCTCTCTGTTCCATATTGAGATTGATCTGACCATTGTGGCGTCGCTGATGTCGGTTATCGGCTACTCGCTGAACGACAGTATCGTGGTTTCGGACCGTATCCGTGAGAACTTCCGCAAGATCCGTCGCGGTACGCCTTACGATATCGTTAACGTTTCGCTGACGCAGACGTTGAGCCGTACCATCATGACATCGGCGACTACGCTGGTGGTGGTACTGATGCTGTTTATCTTCGGCGGCGCGCTGCTGGAAGGCTTCTCGCTGACCATGCTTATCGGTGTCTCTATCGGTACGGTTTCATCTATCTATGTCGCTTCAGCGCTGGCGCTGAAACTGGGGATGAAGCGTGAACACATGATCCAGCAAAAAGTGGAAAAAGAGGGTGCAGATCAGCCTTCTATTCTGCCTTAA
- the secD gene encoding protein translocase subunit SecD: MLNRYPLWKYIMLIVVLLVGLLYALPNLYGEDPAVQITGARGSAASEQTLVQIQDALKQENIQSKSIALENGAIMARFANGDVQLRARDAITKVLGENYVVALNLAPATPTWLSMLAAEPMKLGLDLRGGVHFLMEVDMDTALGKLQEQNIDNLRSDLRDKNIPYTNVRKTDNYGLEIRFRDAAARDDAVSYLSGRHRDLVINGTGETALRAVMTDERLREAREYAVQQNITILRNRVNQLGVAEPLVQRQGSDRIVVELPGIQDTARAKEILGATATLEFRLVNTTVDPTAAANGRVPGDSEVKNTRDGQPVTLYKRVILTGDHITDSTSSQDEYNQAQVNISLDSAGGNIMSNFTKDNIGKPMATLFVEYKDSGKKDANGRAILAKQEEVINVANIQSRLGNSFRITGISNPNEARQLSLLLRAGALIAPIQIVEERTIGPTMGQQNITQGLEACLWGLIASIVFMVVYYRKFGVIATTALVANLVMIVGIMSLLPGATLTMPGIAGIVLTLAVAVDANVLINERIKEELKNGRSVQQAIHEGYKGAFSSIIDANVTTLITAIILYAVGTGSIKGFAITTAIGVVTSMFTAIVGTRAIVNLLYGGKRINKLSI, from the coding sequence GTGTTAAACCGTTATCCTTTGTGGAAGTACATCATGCTGATCGTCGTATTACTCGTCGGTCTGCTGTACGCGCTTCCCAACCTTTATGGTGAGGATCCGGCTGTTCAGATCACTGGCGCGCGCGGAAGCGCCGCCAGTGAGCAGACGCTGGTTCAGATCCAAGATGCCTTAAAACAAGAGAATATTCAGAGCAAATCAATTGCCCTGGAAAATGGCGCTATTATGGCGCGCTTTGCTAACGGTGACGTGCAGTTACGCGCCCGTGATGCCATAACAAAAGTGCTTGGCGAGAACTACGTCGTGGCGCTTAACCTTGCCCCGGCCACCCCAACCTGGCTGAGCATGCTGGCCGCAGAGCCGATGAAACTCGGTCTTGATTTGCGTGGCGGCGTACACTTCCTGATGGAAGTCGATATGGATACCGCTCTGGGTAAACTCCAGGAGCAGAACATCGACAACCTCAGAAGCGATCTGCGTGACAAAAACATTCCTTATACCAACGTTCGCAAAACCGACAATTACGGTCTGGAAATTCGTTTCCGTGATGCCGCCGCGCGTGATGATGCCGTCAGCTATCTGTCAGGCCGCCATCGCGATCTGGTGATTAACGGCACCGGCGAGACTGCCCTGCGAGCGGTGATGACTGATGAGCGTCTGCGTGAAGCCCGTGAATATGCGGTTCAGCAGAACATCACTATCCTACGTAACCGTGTTAACCAACTCGGCGTCGCCGAGCCGCTGGTTCAGCGCCAGGGTTCGGATCGCATTGTGGTTGAACTGCCTGGTATTCAGGATACGGCCCGTGCGAAAGAGATTCTGGGCGCAACGGCCACGCTGGAATTCCGTCTGGTGAACACCACTGTCGATCCAACCGCGGCGGCTAATGGCCGCGTCCCGGGTGATTCGGAAGTGAAAAACACCCGTGATGGTCAGCCTGTCACGTTGTACAAGCGCGTGATCCTGACCGGTGACCACATCACTGACTCCACCTCGAGCCAGGATGAGTACAACCAGGCACAGGTGAACATCTCGCTGGACAGCGCGGGCGGCAACATCATGTCCAACTTCACCAAGGATAATATCGGTAAGCCAATGGCTACGCTGTTTGTCGAATATAAAGACAGCGGCAAGAAAGATGCCAACGGCCGGGCGATCCTGGCGAAGCAGGAAGAGGTGATTAACGTTGCGAATATCCAGTCTCGTCTGGGGAACAGCTTCCGCATCACCGGTATCAGCAACCCGAATGAAGCCCGCCAGCTCTCTCTGCTGCTGCGTGCCGGTGCGCTGATTGCGCCTATCCAGATTGTGGAAGAGCGGACGATTGGCCCAACTATGGGTCAGCAGAACATTACTCAGGGTCTGGAAGCGTGCCTGTGGGGCCTGATCGCCTCTATCGTATTTATGGTGGTTTACTACCGTAAGTTCGGGGTAATTGCGACTACGGCACTGGTGGCTAACCTGGTGATGATTGTCGGCATCATGTCGCTGCTGCCTGGCGCCACGCTGACCATGCCGGGGATTGCAGGTATCGTCCTGACGCTTGCGGTGGCGGTGGATGCGAACGTACTGATTAATGAACGTATCAAGGAAGAGCTGAAGAACGGACGTTCCGTTCAGCAGGCTATCCATGAAGGCTATAAAGGCGCGTTCTCCAGTATTATCGACGCCAACGTCACCACGCTGATTACCGCCATCATTCTCTATGCGGTAGGCACCGGCTCGATCAAAGGCTTCGCTATCACCACCGCTATTGGCGTGGTGACTTCTATGTTTACCGCCATCGTCGGTACCCGTGCCATCGTCAACCTGTTGTACGGCGGCAAACGCATCAACAAGCTGTCTATCTGA
- the yajC gene encoding preprotein translocase subunit YajC, with amino-acid sequence MSLFISDAVAAAAPSQGSPYSLVIMLVVFGLIFYFMILRPQQKRAKEHKKLMDSISKGDEVLTTGGLVGRVTKVAETGYVAIALNDTTEVVVKRDFVAAVLPKGTMKAL; translated from the coding sequence ATGAGCTTGTTCATTTCTGACGCAGTGGCAGCAGCGGCGCCATCTCAGGGAAGCCCCTATTCACTGGTTATTATGCTGGTGGTTTTTGGTCTGATTTTCTACTTCATGATCCTGCGTCCACAGCAGAAACGCGCTAAAGAGCACAAAAAACTGATGGATTCCATCTCCAAAGGTGATGAAGTGCTGACAACGGGTGGCCTGGTAGGTCGCGTCACTAAAGTGGCTGAAACTGGCTATGTGGCTATCGCGCTGAACGACACAACGGAAGTTGTGGTGAAACGTGATTTCGTGGCTGCCGTTCTGCCGAAAGGTACGATGAAGGCGCTTTAA
- the tgt gene encoding tRNA guanosine(34) transglycosylase Tgt, translating into MKFELDTTDGRARRGRLIFDRGVVETPAFMPVGTYGTVKGMTPEEVIDTGAQIILGNTFHLWLRPGQEIMKLHGDLHDFMNWKGPILTDSGGFQVFSLGDIRKITEAGVHFRNPINGDAIFLDPEKSMEIQYDLGSDIVMIFDECTPYPADWDYAKRSMEMSLRWAQRSRDRFDSLENKNALFGIIQGGVYEDLRDVSVKGLVEIGFDGYAVGGLAVGEPKEDMHRILEHVCPQIPEDKPRYLMGVGKPQDLVEGVRRGIDMFDCVMPTRNARNGHLFVTDGVVKIRNAKYKDDTATLDAECDCYTCRNYSRAYLHHLDRCNEILGARLNTIHNLRYYQRLMAGLRQAIEEGKLEQFVAEFYERTGKAVPPLNV; encoded by the coding sequence GTGAAGTTCGAATTAGACACTACTGACGGGCGCGCACGTCGCGGCCGCCTGATCTTCGATCGCGGGGTGGTTGAAACGCCTGCGTTTATGCCGGTGGGCACCTACGGCACCGTGAAAGGCATGACGCCGGAAGAAGTTATCGATACCGGCGCGCAAATCATTCTTGGCAACACCTTCCATCTCTGGCTGCGTCCCGGCCAGGAGATCATGAAGCTGCATGGCGATCTGCATGATTTCATGAACTGGAAAGGGCCGATCCTCACCGACTCCGGCGGCTTCCAGGTGTTCAGCCTGGGCGACATTCGTAAGATCACCGAAGCAGGCGTTCACTTCCGCAACCCAATAAACGGCGATGCGATCTTCCTGGACCCGGAAAAGTCGATGGAGATCCAGTACGATCTCGGCTCCGATATCGTGATGATCTTCGATGAATGTACGCCTTATCCGGCGGACTGGGATTACGCCAAACGTTCCATGGAGATGTCGCTGCGCTGGGCGCAGCGTAGCCGCGATCGCTTTGATTCCCTTGAGAATAAAAATGCGCTTTTCGGCATAATCCAGGGCGGGGTTTACGAAGATTTACGAGATGTCTCGGTAAAAGGACTGGTAGAGATTGGCTTTGATGGTTACGCTGTGGGCGGCCTGGCGGTCGGCGAGCCGAAAGAAGATATGCACCGTATTCTGGAGCACGTTTGCCCGCAGATCCCGGAAGACAAACCGCGCTATCTGATGGGCGTGGGCAAACCTCAGGATCTGGTTGAAGGGGTGCGTCGCGGCATCGATATGTTTGACTGCGTGATGCCAACCCGTAACGCCCGTAACGGCCATCTTTTTGTCACTGACGGCGTGGTGAAAATTCGTAACGCGAAGTACAAAGATGACACCGCAACGCTGGATGCGGAGTGTGATTGCTACACCTGTCGCAATTACAGCCGTGCTTACTTGCATCATCTCGACCGTTGTAACGAAATACTGGGCGCACGTCTGAACACTATCCATAATCTGCGCTATTACCAGCGACTGATGGCCGGTTTACGCCAGGCTATTGAAGAGGGTAAATTAGAGCAGTTTGTGGCGGAATTCTATGAGCGGACGGGCAAGGCGGTACCGCCGTTAAACGTCTGA
- the queA gene encoding tRNA preQ1(34) S-adenosylmethionine ribosyltransferase-isomerase QueA yields MRVADFSFELPESLIAHYPQAQRSGCRLLSLNGPDGALSHGVFTDLLDKLNPGDLLVFNNTRVIPARLFGRKVSGGKIEVLVERMLDEHRVLAHVRASKAPKPGAELLLGDDESVKATMVARHDALFELRFDDERAVLDILNAVGHMPLPPYIDRPDEDADRELYQTVYSEKPGAVAAPTAGLHFDEPLLAALREKGVETAFVTLHVGAGTFQPVRVESIEDHIMHAEYAEVPQEVVDAVLACKARGNRVVAVGTTSVRSLESAAQAAGEALIAPFFDDTKIFIYPGYHYQVIDALITNFHLPESTLIMLVSAFAGYRHTMHAYQQAVAEQYRFFSYGDAMYITRNPDAVSEKVGE; encoded by the coding sequence ATGCGCGTTGCCGATTTTTCTTTTGAGTTGCCCGAATCTTTGATTGCCCACTATCCGCAGGCTCAGCGTAGCGGATGCCGCCTTCTCTCCCTGAACGGGCCGGACGGGGCGCTGTCGCACGGGGTCTTTACTGATTTGTTGGATAAACTCAATCCGGGCGATCTGCTGGTCTTCAACAATACGCGGGTGATCCCGGCTCGCCTGTTTGGCCGCAAAGTCAGCGGCGGCAAGATTGAAGTGCTGGTCGAACGTATGCTGGATGAGCATCGTGTGCTGGCGCATGTTCGCGCCTCGAAAGCGCCCAAGCCTGGCGCAGAGCTGCTGCTGGGGGACGATGAAAGCGTGAAGGCCACTATGGTCGCTCGTCATGACGCGCTGTTTGAGTTGCGCTTTGATGATGAGCGCGCGGTACTGGATATCCTTAACGCGGTTGGGCATATGCCGCTGCCGCCCTATATCGATCGCCCCGATGAAGATGCTGACCGCGAACTCTACCAAACGGTTTATAGCGAGAAGCCTGGCGCCGTTGCCGCTCCCACCGCCGGTCTGCATTTTGACGAGCCGCTGCTGGCCGCGCTGCGGGAAAAAGGCGTTGAGACGGCCTTCGTCACGCTGCATGTTGGCGCAGGGACTTTCCAGCCGGTCAGGGTTGAAAGCATTGAAGATCACATTATGCACGCCGAATATGCGGAAGTGCCGCAGGAGGTCGTGGATGCGGTGCTGGCCTGTAAAGCGCGCGGCAATCGCGTTGTGGCGGTAGGCACCACATCGGTACGCTCGCTGGAGAGTGCGGCACAGGCGGCCGGTGAAGCGCTTATCGCGCCGTTTTTCGACGATACCAAAATCTTTATCTATCCGGGCTACCACTATCAGGTGATTGATGCGCTGATCACCAATTTCCACCTGCCGGAATCCACGCTGATCATGCTGGTCTCCGCCTTTGCTGGCTATCGCCATACGATGCACGCCTACCAACAGGCAGTAGCAGAGCAGTACCGCTTCTTCAGCTATGGCGATGCGATGTATATCACCCGCAATCCGGACGCTGTCAGCGAAAAAGTGGGCGAATAA
- a CDS encoding ACP phosphodiesterase: MNFLAHLHLASLAQSSLLGNLMADFVRGNPHNEWPEAVAEGILHHRRIDVMTDSLPEVRAARDFFRPETRRVSPITLDVIWDHFLSRHWDSIQPEISLPTFLAQAKSVIEPDLASTPERFQNLNRYLWSERWMEKYAEADYLQPVLRGMASRRPRLAALEESWQDFITNYQQFNDFFWQFYPVMMEKAARQAL, translated from the coding sequence ATGAATTTTCTTGCGCATTTACATCTGGCCTCGCTGGCCCAAAGCTCCCTTCTGGGTAACCTGATGGCCGATTTCGTGCGCGGGAATCCGCACAATGAGTGGCCTGAAGCGGTTGCGGAAGGCATTCTGCATCACCGCCGCATCGATGTGATGACCGACTCTCTGCCTGAAGTTCGCGCAGCGCGGGACTTTTTCCGTCCCGAGACCCGTCGCGTCTCCCCTATTACTCTTGACGTAATTTGGGATCATTTTTTGTCACGACACTGGGACAGCATTCAGCCGGAAATTTCTCTGCCAACTTTTCTGGCTCAGGCGAAATCTGTGATCGAACCCGATTTAGCCTCTACGCCGGAGCGGTTCCAGAATCTTAACCGTTACTTATGGAGCGAGCGCTGGATGGAGAAGTATGCCGAGGCGGACTATCTGCAGCCGGTACTGCGCGGCATGGCAAGCCGCCGTCCTCGTCTGGCGGCGCTGGAGGAGTCCTGGCAGGATTTCATCACGAACTATCAGCAATTTAACGATTTTTTCTGGCAGTTCTATCCGGTTATGATGGAAAAGGCTGCCCGCCAGGCGCTTTAA
- a CDS encoding peroxiredoxin C: MVLVTRQAPDFTAAAVLGNGEIVENFNFKKHTAGKATVVFFWPMDFTFVCPSELIAFDKRYEEFQKRGVEVVGVSFDSEFVHNAWRKTPIDKGGIGEVKYAMVADIKREVQKAYGIEHPDAGVALRGSFLIDKAGVVRHQVVNDLPLGRNVDEMLRMVDALQFHEEHGEVCPAQWEKGKEGMGASPDGVAKYLSENAAKL; the protein is encoded by the coding sequence ATGGTCCTGGTAACTCGTCAAGCCCCAGATTTTACCGCCGCAGCCGTGCTGGGCAACGGTGAAATTGTTGAGAACTTCAACTTCAAAAAACACACTGCTGGTAAAGCTACCGTTGTGTTCTTCTGGCCAATGGACTTCACCTTCGTTTGTCCTTCTGAGCTGATTGCCTTCGACAAGCGTTACGAAGAGTTCCAGAAGCGCGGCGTGGAAGTTGTCGGCGTTTCTTTCGATTCTGAGTTTGTGCATAACGCATGGCGCAAAACCCCAATCGACAAAGGCGGCATCGGCGAAGTGAAATATGCCATGGTTGCTGATATCAAGCGTGAAGTGCAGAAAGCTTACGGTATTGAGCATCCGGATGCAGGCGTTGCGCTGCGTGGTTCATTCCTGATCGACAAAGCCGGTGTGGTTCGCCACCAGGTTGTTAACGATCTGCCACTGGGCCGTAACGTTGACGAAATGCTGCGCATGGTTGACGCGCTGCAGTTCCACGAAGAGCACGGCGAAGTGTGCCCGGCTCAGTGGGAAAAAGGAAAAGAAGGTATGGGCGCATCGCCAGACGGCGTGGCTAAGTACCTCTCTGAGAACGCGGCTAAGCTGTAA
- a CDS encoding histidine-type phosphatase, translating into MDARVLVLTTLVTLFLPLSFSHSAQPPDYKLEKVVEISRHGVRPPTAGDRKLMEAGSQRAWPRWLTEDGHLTGHGYTAAWLKARYESQRYRQLGLLPAGCPGPQDVYLRASTLQRTQATAEAWSAAAFPGCGVPVHALSHEDPLFSYPSGKATAAEKARSRQEALAALGGDLQQAEKRLQPQIAALKKAVCRENQPCPVFEQPWALKVWSNGGVAIEGLDTLAAMAETLRLAWSENQPAPLVAFGHAHSSAELSQLLPLLTAKYDYTNDLPSAALRGGSLLLNQIVQALKLDRQPTLASDKGQDQADLPPDVRWLLYVASDINIAYLRTLIDFSWQQGEYPRGNIPPAASLVFERWQSSHGERFLRIYFQSQSLDQIRQLTPPGPQAPLLVTEWQGKGCRVTSVGTLCPFDTALQQIEKNIDPPDVSVSYPQNASQRHY; encoded by the coding sequence ATGGATGCAAGAGTACTCGTTCTCACCACGCTGGTAACACTGTTTCTGCCCCTCTCCTTCAGCCACTCTGCACAGCCTCCTGATTACAAGCTGGAAAAAGTGGTGGAAATCAGTCGCCACGGGGTGCGTCCGCCCACCGCTGGCGATCGTAAGCTGATGGAAGCGGGAAGCCAGCGTGCCTGGCCTCGCTGGCTGACAGAGGATGGTCATTTAACCGGACATGGCTACACCGCTGCCTGGCTGAAGGCCCGCTACGAAAGCCAGCGTTATCGTCAGCTTGGGCTGCTCCCTGCCGGCTGCCCTGGCCCGCAGGATGTTTATCTGCGTGCCAGCACGCTGCAACGCACCCAGGCTACCGCAGAAGCCTGGTCTGCTGCGGCCTTTCCCGGCTGCGGCGTGCCGGTTCATGCTCTGAGCCATGAGGATCCGCTGTTTTCTTATCCCTCCGGTAAGGCGACCGCGGCAGAAAAGGCACGTAGCAGGCAGGAGGCGCTGGCCGCATTGGGCGGCGATCTGCAGCAGGCCGAAAAGCGTTTGCAGCCTCAGATTGCCGCGCTCAAAAAAGCAGTTTGCCGGGAGAATCAGCCCTGCCCTGTTTTTGAACAACCCTGGGCGCTTAAGGTCTGGTCAAACGGCGGCGTGGCGATAGAGGGGCTGGATACGCTGGCCGCGATGGCGGAAACGCTCAGGCTGGCCTGGAGCGAAAATCAGCCTGCGCCCCTGGTTGCTTTTGGCCATGCCCACTCTTCTGCGGAACTCAGCCAGCTCCTGCCGTTACTCACGGCGAAATATGACTACACCAACGATTTGCCTTCTGCCGCACTCAGGGGAGGCTCGCTGCTGCTGAACCAAATCGTGCAGGCGCTGAAGCTGGATCGCCAGCCGACCCTGGCATCGGATAAAGGTCAGGATCAGGCCGACCTGCCTCCGGACGTTCGCTGGCTGCTCTATGTGGCGAGCGATATCAACATCGCTTATCTGCGTACGCTGATCGACTTCAGCTGGCAGCAGGGAGAGTATCCGCGAGGAAATATTCCGCCTGCCGCCAGTCTGGTGTTTGAACGCTGGCAGAGCAGCCACGGCGAGCGCTTTCTCAGGATCTATTTCCAGTCGCAAAGCCTGGATCAGATTCGTCAGCTGACGCCGCCAGGCCCGCAGGCCCCTCTGCTGGTCACCGAGTGGCAGGGTAAAGGGTGCCGCGTTACCTCTGTGGGGACACTCTGTCCGTTTGACACAGCGCTGCAACAAATTGAGAAGAATATAGATCCGCCTGACGTATCGGTCAGTTACCCACAAAATGCAAGCCAGCGCCATTATTGA
- the proY gene encoding proline-specific permease ProY, with the protein MTKNSLKKGLSTRHIRFMALGSAIGTGLFYGSADAMKMAGPSVILAYIIGGAVAYIIMRALGEMSVNNPQASSFSRYAQDYLGPLAGYITGWTYCFEILIVAIADVTAFGIYMGVWFPDVPHWIWVLSVVLIIGAINMATVKVFGEVEFWLSLFKVATIIIMIVAGIGIIFWGIGNGGQPTGIHNLWTNGGFFAHGVVGMVLSLQIVMFAYGGIEIIGITAGEAKDPETSIPKAINTVPLRILVFYVGTLFVIMSVFPWNQVGTNGSPFVLTFQHMGIAAAATILNFVVITASLSAINSDVFGVGRMLHGMAEQGHAPKMFATVSRRGIPWVTVLVMMAAMLVAVYLNYLMPEKVFLVIASLATFATVWVWIMILFAQIGFRRTLSKEQAKALKFAMPGGIFTALVGILFLVFIIGLIGYFPDTRISLYVGAGWIVLLLASWGFVKKKIARA; encoded by the coding sequence ATGACAAAAAATAGCCTCAAAAAGGGACTGAGTACCCGCCACATTCGCTTTATGGCACTCGGGTCAGCTATCGGCACCGGGCTTTTTTACGGTTCGGCAGATGCCATGAAAATGGCGGGGCCGAGCGTGATCCTCGCTTACATTATCGGCGGCGCTGTTGCCTATATCATCATGCGCGCGCTGGGCGAAATGTCGGTCAACAACCCTCAGGCCAGCTCTTTTTCCCGCTATGCCCAGGACTATCTTGGCCCGCTGGCGGGTTACATTACCGGCTGGACTTACTGCTTCGAAATTCTGATTGTCGCTATCGCGGACGTCACTGCGTTCGGCATCTATATGGGCGTCTGGTTCCCGGACGTCCCGCACTGGATCTGGGTGCTCAGTGTGGTGCTGATCATCGGCGCTATCAATATGGCCACGGTAAAGGTGTTTGGCGAAGTGGAGTTCTGGCTCTCGCTGTTTAAAGTCGCGACTATTATCATCATGATCGTGGCCGGTATCGGTATCATCTTCTGGGGTATCGGCAACGGCGGCCAGCCAACCGGCATCCATAATCTCTGGACCAACGGCGGCTTCTTTGCCCACGGCGTAGTGGGCATGGTGCTGTCACTGCAAATCGTGATGTTCGCCTATGGCGGCATTGAGATTATCGGTATTACCGCCGGGGAAGCGAAGGATCCGGAAACCTCTATTCCGAAAGCCATTAACACCGTGCCGCTGCGTATTCTGGTGTTTTACGTCGGCACGCTGTTTGTGATTATGTCTGTGTTTCCGTGGAACCAGGTAGGCACCAACGGCAGCCCGTTTGTGCTGACCTTCCAGCATATGGGCATTGCGGCAGCCGCCACTATCCTTAATTTTGTGGTGATCACCGCCTCTCTTTCCGCCATCAACAGCGATGTCTTTGGCGTAGGGCGCATGCTGCACGGGATGGCTGAACAGGGACACGCGCCAAAAATGTTTGCCACCGTCTCACGTCGCGGTATTCCGTGGGTGACGGTACTGGTGATGATGGCGGCGATGCTGGTCGCGGTTTATCTTAACTACCTGATGCCGGAAAAAGTGTTTCTGGTGATCGCTTCGCTGGCGACCTTTGCCACCGTCTGGGTATGGATCATGATCCTGTTCGCACAGATTGGTTTCCGCCGGACCTTAAGCAAAGAGCAGGCTAAAGCGCTGAAGTTTGCCATGCCGGGCGGCATCTTTACCGCGCTGGTGGGGATTCTGTTCCTGGTCTTTATCATCGGCCTGATTGGCTACTTCCCCGATACCCGCATCTCGCTCTATGTGGGGGCAGGCTGGATAGTATTGCTGCTGGCGAGCTGGGGATTTGTGAAGAAGAAGATCGCCAGAGCATAA
- the brnQ gene encoding branched-chain amino acid transport system II carrier protein, with amino-acid sequence MTNRLTSKDILALGFMTFALFVGAGNIIFPPMVGIQSGEHVWIAALGFLITAVGLPVITVIALARVGGGIDALSTPIGKAAGIVLATVCYLAVGPLFATPRTATVSFEVGLAPLTGEGPLPLLIYSLVYFSLVIGISLYPGKLLDTVGHFLAPLKIIALAVLGVAALIWPAGGLAPATEAYQHAAFSSGFVNGYLTMDTLGALVFGIVIVNAARSRGVSDAKLLTRYTVLAGLIAGVGLTLVYLALFKLGSDSSSIVDQNANGAAILHAYVQQTFGDMGSLFLAALIFVACMVTAVGLTCACAEFFEQYLPLSYRQLVFVLGLFSMLVSNLGLSHLIQISIPVLTAIYPPCIVLILLSFTLSWWKKSTRIIAPTMLVSLLFGIIDAVKTTSWKGSLPAFTQHLPLAEQGLAWLPPSLAMLVLVAICDRFYAREQVNAHQQ; translated from the coding sequence ATGACTAATCGTTTAACTTCCAAAGACATCCTTGCGCTGGGCTTTATGACCTTTGCGCTGTTTGTGGGTGCAGGCAATATTATTTTTCCCCCTATGGTAGGGATTCAGTCTGGCGAACACGTCTGGATTGCCGCCCTGGGCTTCCTGATTACCGCAGTCGGCCTTCCGGTCATTACCGTGATTGCACTGGCACGCGTTGGTGGCGGTATTGATGCGCTGAGCACACCCATCGGCAAAGCGGCGGGTATCGTGCTGGCGACCGTCTGTTACCTGGCCGTCGGGCCGCTCTTCGCCACGCCACGCACGGCGACCGTCTCTTTTGAAGTGGGCCTTGCCCCTTTAACAGGTGAGGGCCCGCTGCCGCTGTTAATCTACAGCCTGGTCTATTTTTCACTTGTGATCGGCATCTCTCTCTATCCGGGCAAGCTGCTGGATACCGTAGGGCACTTTCTTGCGCCGCTGAAAATCATTGCGCTGGCCGTACTGGGCGTAGCGGCACTGATCTGGCCGGCTGGCGGCCTGGCCCCCGCCACCGAGGCCTATCAGCATGCAGCCTTCTCCAGCGGCTTCGTTAATGGCTATCTGACCATGGATACCTTAGGGGCGCTGGTCTTCGGGATTGTTATTGTTAATGCGGCACGCTCACGCGGCGTCAGCGATGCGAAGCTGCTTACCCGCTATACCGTGCTGGCAGGGCTGATTGCTGGTGTGGGGCTGACGCTGGTCTACCTGGCGCTGTTCAAACTGGGTTCAGACAGCTCCTCAATCGTGGATCAAAATGCCAACGGCGCAGCCATCCTGCATGCCTATGTGCAGCAGACCTTTGGCGACATGGGCAGCCTCTTCCTGGCCGCACTGATTTTCGTCGCCTGCATGGTGACGGCGGTCGGCCTGACCTGCGCCTGTGCGGAGTTCTTTGAGCAGTATCTGCCGCTCTCTTACCGTCAGCTGGTCTTTGTGCTGGGCCTCTTCTCCATGTTGGTCTCTAACCTTGGCCTGAGCCACCTGATTCAAATCTCTATCCCGGTGCTGACCGCAATTTATCCGCCCTGCATTGTGCTGATTCTGCTGAGCTTTACGCTGAGCTGGTGGAAGAAAAGCACCCGCATTATTGCCCCCACCATGCTGGTCAGCCTGCTGTTTGGTATTATTGATGCGGTGAAAACCACCAGCTGGAAAGGATCGCTGCCCGCTTTTACTCAGCATCTGCCGCTGGCGGAGCAGGGCCTCGCCTGGCTGCCTCCTTCTCTGGCAATGCTGGTGCTGGTAGCGATCTGTGACCGCTTCTACGCCCGCGAGCAGGTGAATGCGCATCAGCAGTAA